CCTGAAACAGAGCCCCAGCTCACCAGCTGCTGCACCAGGAAGAAATCCTTCTTATAGATGGCAATGCCCTTGTTGAACAGCTTCCTCTCAGCCATCTTCCACTGGTCAGAACCTGTAAGGCAAAGCGGGAGCCAGGGTTAGTGAGGTGGATGGGACTGTGAGTGACCAGCAGAAAAGTGTGAAGTCATCCGTCCACGGTCTCTGCAGCCATTCAGAGCTGGATCCATATTTCTgcttctgccacttactagcctCTGAGCCTCAATCACCTCGCTTGGGAACTGGGACCTGGTCACACAAGCCACCTCACCAGTTGTGGTGCAGACTCAAGGAGATAATGCACATGGAACCCTTGCTGCTCTGCCTGGCACACACAAGAGGTACCACTCAACAGGGATCGGTGGCTGCTGTGATTATGCCATTTGGTCACTGTCCCTTTAAAAGCACAGTGCCCAGGACGGGACATGGCACTCCAGGGGTTGTCTAAGTTCCAAGCACCGGATGCCAATTGGGACGGCACTCCCTAGATTCCTGTCCCTTGCACCTTGCCATGGGCTTTTTTGCCTGCATGGGCTCCCACCTGCCCacgcctttctctctgccccttcagggCACAGGAAGCCCCTTGAGAACTACCCCATCTTTGGTGTCAGTTCTTTCACTCTGGCTCTTGGCTTATCTGCCCCCGACCTCCTCACCCCCATCCAGGGCTGTGACTCAGCACCAAGCTGGGCCCCACTGATGCTGGAGACCTTGAGGCTCCAGGTCCCAGGCTCACCTGTGTAGTGATAAGTTGCCAGTGGGTGGTTATGGGGCCGCAGGGGCTTCTTCAGTAGCAGCTTATTCAGCGTTTCCTGAAGGGGAAGTGAGGAAAAGGTCAGTGCCCTGCAGGGGTCTCAGTGGTAGGCTGAGCCTCCTAGGTGCCAGGCACAATTCAGAAGGCCTCTTCAACCCTCTGAGTAGTAAGGTGGGCATTTATTTTTACCCTGTGTAACTGCTGAGGGGCAAGAGGTTTGGCAGGATGGCAAGATCACGGAGGGTGGAGCTGCTCAGGAACCAGGCCAAGGGCCTCTTAAGAGAGAACGTGTGGCCCCCAGGACAGACAGCCATAGGTGGAGAAAGGCCTCAGTGACAGCCTTTCTGAGGGCGGGGACCCACTGACCCAGAATCAGGGACTAGGGTAGACAAGAGGACCCTGTGCAGCAAAGTCTGGAGTTTGGAACTACGACTACCTTCGGTGGAGCCCCTACAACCCCCATCCTGGTCAGaccctcctgcctgcctccaaTCAGTGGGCCAGCAGCCCTGGCTCCTGGGCAGCAGACATGGATCCATGCCAGCCTCCCTCagggtccctccccccaccagggcCATCGTCTCACCAGGATGTCTCCCCTGGACTCATGCAGACAGTGCAGGGCCAGCTCCTGGTTGGTGCCAGCTCCAGGGAAAATACTGGAGCAGGCGGCTGTCAACAGGTCTTCCACTGGAGCAAgcgtgggaggggaggagaagaaatcTCGTTCAGGGCCTAACCCACCCACCTGTCCAACAGCCCACCTTCACTTGCTGGTGCAGGCCCCCTCTCACCTTGCCTCTGCTTCTCCCGGCTGCTCTCTAGGTCCTCCCACGGCTGCCACACCAAGTCGGCCTTGTGGGGGTCTGCAGCTGCCAGAGCACGATCCCTTATGGAGGGGATTTCCGCTTGGAACCGGGAGCCCACGTTGATCCGTCTGCAGGGGTGGAAAGGGCAGGGAGTGAGGCCTCACCTCGCGGGCACAGGGAATCTTTCTCtctgggatgggagaagatgCAGGGGGTAGTCCACAGACGCTGAGCACAGCAAGACCTCAGCTGAGTGTAAGGAATTTGGCTTCCGTGAGAACAGCCTGGCAAACGGGACCTGGTAGTGCCCAGAGGTTGGAAAGGGGAGAAGCTTCGAGTTTACAGATAGGGAAAGAGTCTCATGGACTGCCCTGCCGATACTCAGAGGCAAATTCAAACCGAGCTGGTCCTTTCCTTTAGGGTGGGGACAGTAAAGCCCAGAGCCAGTTGCAGAATCTCAGAGGCTGTTCAGCCCTCTGTGGGCCCCACACaaccctcctcttcctcacaGGGCCTGCGTGCACTGGACCCCATCGGCCACCCTCGTACCATAGGCCAGAGGAAGGGCTGCACTTACGGCTCGATGCTCACTGGGGTGGCCTCCCCCATCACAGAGAGGACAGGTGGGGTGACTTCAGCGCTATCTATGGGACAAAAGGCACATCGGTGAACGGCACCCTCCTGCCTTCAGCaagccgcccctcccccaccccaccctacatGGCTGCTCCGTTTGCACAAGAGCCATGGCAGTGACTCACAGAGACTCGTACTTGGAAATCAGGCACGGTGAATCCTGGCTCCTCAGCCTGCAACTGTGACGACTAACTGTGACTTTGCCAAGCACGTGGGTGCTTCTGTTTTCACACCTGCTGCAAGGGGCTATTACTACCTACCTCCTAGGGTTAATGCGAGGACTGAATGAAATCATGCACAAAGCCtcgccctcaataaatattagctactaCCACTACCactaccactaccaccaccacccaaaGCTGGGTCCCTGCCCCAGGAGCTCCCATACTACAGAATTAGCTCCAACGTTAAACTATGCTTGCTCTAGTAAAGAAGCTGAAACGTTTGGCACACTAGCAAGGCAGTGAAGGAGAACCCTGTTCATATCTCCTCGCTTCCATGCTGgactctctgcctcagtttctcctgaaCTAATCTTAGTGCCCCACATGGAGGCACTCCCTTGCTCCAAAAATCTTTGCTGACCTCCCCCCACCTTTGCAACTTGCAACTCCTCAGCTCGGCTCACTCATGCAGCTCCCCTTTCATCTAtgcctcccaccacccccttGCCCGGACCCTGGAACCTAGCTGACTGCTTACTCATGGCTCCTCGCTCTTCCTGCACGGTCCTACCTCCAGGCCTTTCCACCACTCATTCCGGTGCCGAgtgtgccctccccacctccttcctagTTCAAGCTCTTAGCTCTAGCCCCACCCTCTCCTGGAGGCTTTCTCACCACCCCAGGCTAGTAGGCTCTGCAGGCTTTGGAGGTTAGGgtctccctcactcacttgctGTTGATCCCACTGTGCCCAGAACCTCTGCTTTTCTGTCTCCCAGGTTTCCATGTCAACTCCCTAATGACCCTGTACTCTCTTTAGAACTGACAGACCCGTGCTGTCCCATACACTACTGGAGCCTTCACAGGACCCAGTTCAATGCTTTACGCCCAGGTACTCGATAAATGCTCATGGATGGACAGGCCTCTCTTTGTTGCCGGTCTGGTCTCTACGGTGATTTCTTCCTGCACAACCCAGGCACGGAGAGAAGCTTGGAAGGTAGGTGGGAGGGTGGAATGGaaggccagccagccagcccagcccagggtgAGCCATTTCTCACCCACAGACACCAGGGGGCACCAGAGAGCTAGAGCATGGGAGGTCAGGGTCAAAGGGTAATCTAGTGATGGGAGGCTTCACCCTTGTTCTACCTCTGGAGGTGTTTACTCCCACTTAATCCTCCACCACACTACGAGATAAGATTATcccatttttcaaaggaaatggatttttttgtGGAGTGGCCCACATTTTTCAACAGTTCACCACCCGGGCCAGCCAACATGTCTGCTCTTGGCCAAAACAACTATTTAAGAGCCCCAGGAGGCAGGATCTACCACATAATATTAAGAGCAAGCATGATGCTGCTCCAGGCATGGTGTTTTAAGTGCTTGACGTTTGTTGCTGCCTCTGAACCTCACCACAACCCCGTGAGTTGGCTATCAGGTTGAACATAGGAAACTGCTATTTGTGGATCCAGAAATAGATTAAATTGGCAATTTCACCAACAACCAAGTACTACTAATATCCTCAATTAAATactaaagaaactgaagcccagagagtttCAATGACTTGCACAGGGAACATAACAGTAAATTGTagaattgggatttgaacccaagcaatTGGGCTGATATCCCCTACCCCATCCCTGCCTGTTCTTGAACCAGGACAACCACCTTTTCTCtctcagagaagagagagtggAGCCCCTTTTCCCAGTGTTCCAGCCCAATCCCCAGCAGCCTTATGGGCAGAGTCTCATTCCTGCCCATTGCCTTCCCTCCCCACATTCCCTGCCCCCATGGCCCCTGAGGGTGGGTCACTCACTAGACCGGAGCAGGGTGCGATGGGCACTCTTTGGCGTgatgggaggaggggctgggatgcTGCTGGTTGACATGATGGCATTGAAATAGAGGCCGGAGCCTTCCCGCACAGGACTGaggattgggggaggggtgtaGGGGGGTAGCTCAAAACTCCGCTCAGAGGGGTGGTCAGCTAGGCGGACAGGAGAGCGCAGGTGGCTCTGGTATGGGGTGATGTTGGAGTAGACGGGAGGGGCAATGAAAGTGCCCGCCTTGGTAGGGATGATCAGGGGCTCAGGCCGTGGCCGCTGCTTTGGTTTCCGCACTGAAGGTTCCCCTTCCAACTTGACATTCATGTCATCagcctggagaaggaaacagaaccaAGATAGCTCAGACTCTtatgtgctgggaaaactgaagtcTTGACCATTGCTGGTCAGTCTCACCTTTCGAACTTAGCCTGCCCACCACACCCACCAACGCAAGCCTGAGACAGGGAACAGGTCCAAAAACCCTTCTTACTGTCTCCACTagggcaggggtcagcaaactgtttctgtaaagggacagataaTAAATGTAGGCTTTGTGGACTGCACCCAGTCTCTGTTACatattcttcttctcctcttccccactctttttaaataatccttttaaaatgtttaaaaaaaaaaaaagatacaaggtAAAATCTATTCTTACATCTGGATATGGCCCACAGGCCATAGTTCCCAATACCTAATGTGAAGTACGCTATTGGACAGAGAACTGTAGTAGTTAAGGGCCCAGGCTCTGCAGCTAGATTGCTTAGAATGGGCTCTACCCCCTTTACTTATCACTTAAAAtgtcttaacttctctgtgcatcATCATTTTTAACATGGGAATAGTAAGTACCTATCAAATGGATTAGCTATGAGgactaaattaattaatatgtGGAAATCACTGAGAACAGTAACTGACATGTAGtaattactcaataaatactggctgCTATCAAGCTGTATATTAGATGGAGGTCCCTACTATgtgtcaagacctgagctgggcATGGGACcacaaaaggaagaagacagtCCTGTCCTTGCAGCactttttctcataaaattagTCCTACGATAACAGACCAGCCTACTTATGCTGTCAAAGGTTAGCCCTCCTAGCTTACACTTCTCCCTGCTCGATATGCCTCATGGGTCTCCATGTAGAATAGAGGGTAGAGCTGTAAGGGAAGAGAAGCCTTTCTCTGCTCCATCCCTATCCTCTCAAAAGAGAATGGAACCCTATGAGGGTGAGCAATATCCAGATCATCTCCCTGAGTACAGAGCTGGCCCATAGGTGAGGTTGGCCACATTGACTAAGTAGACCTGGGAAGAGTAGGCTTTCCCCCTCTCCCCGTGTCCAGCTCCCACAACACCTTTCAGCAGAGGGCACTGACTGTCCATGAGGTCTTGGCCATGTCCTTTACCCATTTGtgccctctttccttttctatagactaggaagaaatgaaatttttcGTTCTTTCTCCCTTAGGGGAACAAGATGAttgcacagaaaaaaatgcaGTGGAACCAAAGGCCCCAAACTTGTTAGACAAGAAATCCAATATGAACTCAGTTAGCCGTAATGATTTGTAATTTTGTAATAAGGGCAATGGAATTAaactattttgaatatttgacaatattttttgtattcattttttttaggtgTGATAATATTGAGGCTAtgttaaaggaaggaaggaaaaaaggaaggaatcttATATATAATGTACTTCAGATATAAACCTAAATATTTATGAACTTAATGATATGATgtttgggatttgcttcaaaaaaaaaaaaaaaaaacaaaaaaccagtggTAAGGAAAAGtagagatacaaataaaaaatgatttggcTATATTTTGAAAACCATGAAAGCTGGGTGATGGCTAAATATTTAGGTTCAATTTACCATTCCCTATACTTTTGTGCAAGATTGAAATATCTATAatacaaggaaaaacaaataactaaataaaaagagtaaccaaaaaaataaacatcttcctAAGCCTGGTGTAGTGTAAGTGCTCACGGGCGGGAGTTGCAGGAGATCTAAATTCCAGGGCGACCTCTGTCATTACTTGGCTGTATAAACATAGGTAAGTCTCTGGCCTTTTCTGGACCTATTTCCTCAACTATGAAATGGGTATGTTGAGCTGTGTAGTTGTTCAGGCTCCTTCCTGCCATCCTCAGGATAAACTGAGGCCTCTAGCCTCCAACCTCTATCACAACCAGAGAATAAGACCCCAGAGAGTAGAGACTGTGTTGCTCATGACAATCTTAAAGCTCCCCTTTTTGTTACAGAGGACAGAATCACAGGCTAACTCTCCGGCTGAGAATAACTAGAAAATTCAGGCTCAATATAAAAACCACATTTTTGAAGGTATCAGAGAGCAAATAAGTTGTCAAAGACCTGAAGAGCCAAGatacaggaaatgaaagaaagtgaaaaagtgaGTCCAGCATCTGGAGTTGTGCTTTCCCTAGAGGTGGGTGCATTACTGGAAGAGGTAAGTGGGAAGCTGAGCAACTAAATGGAGTTTAGGGCTTGCCAGGGAAGGAGAGGCTGATAATCCCCCAGGCTTTGGATTGGGACTCCAAAGGGCTATATCCTCAGAATAAAAGTGAATCAGAAATAGATTAGTCCACATGTGGAATAATGCCCAATTTAAAATCATCTCATTTCAATCtctgattaaattaaaataattcaggatTGCTAATGCCCTTTGCTACCTGTCAGATGCAAAGTTAAGTCCTCTCTGGAAGACAAGAAAAACATCCAGAGTCTTTAATTACTTCAACAATTTTTCATATATGTCTGACATGCAATTAAAACTAGCCAGATATACAACAGaacaaaatgtgatttaaaaacaagaagtaaTGTAACAGAAAGAGACCCACGGGATCCCATTAATGGAGTTATCAGacataaactttaagaaaactatGCTTAGgttatgcaataaaataaaaggttgaaGTTTTCATCAAAGAATTAGAAACTCTAAAAatgaaccaaatagaaattcagtaactgaaaaaaaataactagaaataagaaCTCAGTGAGTTGGCTTAACAACATATTAGATACAGCTAAAGAGAGAATAGGTAAACTAAAAGATAGTccagactaagagaaaaatggaaaacacagatAAGTGCATAACAGACAAAATAGGGGATATggtaaagaactcttacaaatgTGTAActagagtcccagaaggagagaagagaggaaataggacagaagaaatatttaatgaagacTACAAATTCTAaacaggataaatacaaagaaaaccaatagGTATAACAGCAAAAACTGGTGAAAaccaatgaccaaaaaaaaaaaaaagtttaaaagcaacaagataaaaaaaaaaaaaaaaaaaaagcttgtagcacctgggtggctcagttcgttaagcatccgactttggctcaggtcatgatctcacggttggtgagttcaagccccacatcaggctctgtgctcacagctcagagcctggagcctgctttggattctgtgtctccctctgcctctgcccctcccccacttgcactctgtctctccaaaataaataaacgtttaaaaactttaaaaaaaaaaaaaaaaaaaagcttaaattcAAAGAAGCAACAATATGGCTAATGGTGATTTCCCAACACCGTAACTACAATGGAAGTCTGAAGACTATAGAATGACATATCCTTTTAGTGCTAAGAGAAAAATAACTACCAACAACAGAATTCTCTACCCAGCTtcaaaactgaagaaataataacatgtTCAGACAATCAAAGACTAATAAATTTCATCATTAACAGACCTGCACTAAAGGAAATACTAAGGAATATTCTTCAAGCAGCACATAAATGATCTGAGATAGAAGCTTGGAGatatgagaagaaatgaaaaacaacaaatacataCAGTAAGTCTTTCAGGCTAAAATGGACAACAACTGAACAAAACAATAATGTTatcactgagtaatgtatagaattgttgaatcactagactgtatacctaaaactaatataacactgtatgttaactatattggaattaaaatttaaagcttaACAAAAACAATGATGTTATATCATCCTGgtgatgttaaaatatttagagaatgaAAATACATGTTAATAATTCTATAAGTGAGAGATTAGTGGAAAACAGAGTTAAAGTGTTGTAAGAACTTTGCATTGTTCTAGAAGAGGTAAAATATGAATTTACATTAGATTTCAATAAGCCAAGAATGCATATTTTACTCTCTAGTAGCTCTTCTCAACCAGAGAATTAAGGCCTAATGTAAGTTTTCACGGTATGTAATGACTTAGCTTCTTGCCTGTGCATCTGGAAAGGGTACGAGCTATGTGCCATGCTCCAGTGAATTGCAAAACTAGTCACTCAAATTCCTTATTGTGGGGCTTAGTTCCCTCCAATTAATCCAGGTAAGAAAGGCTGCTTGGGTAATTACTAAAGGAgtaataattaagtaaataaataagaataaggaataaacaagtatataaataatatattagtaAGGGGGGAAATGGAATGACAAACCCAATCAATCCaaagtgggagaagggagaggtaGCGAAGAACAGAAGAAGCAATatggaataaatagcaaaaagtagAGGGCAGATTTAAACCCAAGTATATCagtaattgcattaaatgtaaacTGTATCAATGCTCTAAAAGACGAAAGTTGTTAGAACAGGTAATAACAAACACCAATTATATGCCACTTGAAAGATACACCTTAAGggctaaaagtaaaaagatggaaaagatacaCATCTCATCTTCCTCCCCAcaacactaaccaaaagaaatctaaatatttcacaaagtaggagcagctgggtggctcagtcagttaagcatccagctcttggtttgggctcaggtcatgacctcatggttggtgggatcgagctccatgttTTGAACtcggaggctgcttgagattctctgtccctctctctctgccccccccccaccccttccccccactcatgctctctctttctctcttgaaatggaatgaaataaaataaaatatttcacaaagtagattttaagaggcaagaagaggggcacctgggtggctcagtcggttaagcgtccgacttcggctcaggtcatgatctcacagtttgtgagttcaagccccacattgggctctctgctgtcagcacagagcctcttatggatcctctgtctccctctctctctgcccctccatcactcacacacatgtgcgtgctctctctctctctccaaaataaataaacaccaaaaacaaagaggCAACAGGGTGTCTGAGTGGCTAAGGCTAAGTCAgttaggcttccgacttcggctcagggcatgatcttgcagttagtgagttcaagccctgtgtcgggctctgtgctgacagctcagagcctggagcctgcttcagattctgtgtctccctctctctctgcccctcccctgctcacgctctgtctctgtctctcaaaacatgaataaacattaaaaaaaaattcttcttaataaaaaaaagatgcaaaaagattagtaaagataaaaagaaacatttcacaaTGATGAAGTGTCTAATCCACTTCTAAATGAGTATGCATTGCATCAAAATGTGTAAAACAAATACtgacaaaaaactaaaatagataaAACCCCAACCttagatttcaacatatatatgtttgtattgaCAGGACAAGTAAACATCTCTATATCCCAACGCCTAGCACAAAATCTGACCCATATTAGAGGTGAAAATTTGCTGACCTAAAATGAAAGAGATTCACACATCCTAGATTTTCATAAGCAGTCTCAATTTCAAGTATAAAACTGTCTCATTGTCTCCCCTAAGTGCATTTATCCATAAGTTTGGCTTGGAAAATATAAACAGTATCTCGCAGGTTGCTTGAATCCCTCCTATACTACCATGACCTCTTTTTTCCCATAGGGTACTAGGCCCCCAGGAGCACACAGGTACTATAGGTGTTTGCATGGGGAGCCCCCTCATACCTGAGCTGGAGCATCAGCCCCAGGAATACGGGTGGACCGCCTGCGGGTGACAATGACTGACGGCTTGTGTTCAGCGGGGTTCTGTTCGGGACCCTTtccatcctcatcaacacctcCAGCTTGGGCTGCCTCAGTTGGGTCCACAGTCCGCACAGGCACAGACACTGGGATGATGAGGGGTACCATCCCGCTGTCCTCTCGTGCTCGCTTGGCAGCTAAGGAAGGCTCAGAAAACTCCACCCCACACTTGGTGGTTGAAGCCAGCACACTTTTCCGCTTCTCCTCAGAGCCATTGGCATcctggagaaggagagggagggggaacgAAGGTAAGATTTAGAAGATAAGTCCTAATAAGTCCAGGACCCCTAGTCGCATTTGATTCAGGAACCCATAATGGTTCCCAATGGTCTTTCCCTAAATACCTTTTCTCTCATCACACTCCCAAATACTCTCCATAACGTCCCTCTGCCAGGTCCTCCAATCCTGGCCTGGTGCAGCGGTCCTCAGATGACCATCTTGGGCCACAAGTGGCTTACACATGTGTTTCGTTTGACCTGCACAGTGTGTGGCACATGCAATAGTATCTAAATTCAAAACCTAtttctgcaggggcgcctgggtggctcagtcagttaagcatctgactcttgatttcggctcaggtcatggtctcacagttcaagagttcgagccttatgtcggcctctgtgctgtgtcagtgtggagccttctcggaattctctctccctctctctctgcccctaccccactcattctctaaaataaattttaaaaacttaaaaaaaaaaaacaaaaaaaacttatttcTGCAAAAGAAGTAAACAAGCAACTTTTTACAAGGTAATGATGGTCTTtgtatcttttccccattggaaACTGCCTGAAGTCAAGTTCTGTAGCTTCTGACAATCCAGCCTTGCTGTAGgcattgggggttgggggggggggggggcggtttgaAACCTCCAGTGAAGGAGGGGAAAAcactggctttggagtcagatgccAGGCCTTTATCTTAGCTTTATAACCTTGGAAATCCTCCATGGGCCTCAGCAACCCTGTCGTAGGGTTTGATGATAAATTACTTCTCTGATCAAGTGTAAGAAACTCCACGTACAAGAGAGGTGCTCAAATTCTATTCATTCTTCTTCCCTGTTGTTACTGTCCTTtcttttaaatcaactttattgcCAGTAAAATTCACATACAACAAAATGCACCTATTTGTCATCAGTTCGATGCATTTTGACAAGTATCATCACCCGTGGAAACCACTGCCACGGTCTCATTTTAGGATACTGGATCTGGCAATGGTTTCACCTTCCTCAACTCCCAATCCTTCATGTGCCAAATGAAGAAGCCAACCCATGACAGTGTTTTGCACCTTCCTGCCTGCAAACCTTTCATCTTTCCTTCAGGTATGAATGCACCTACGTAGAGATTCTTTGCATGGAGGGAGTTTAGAACTTCCTGAAGCATATGggttctttcatttccttcagtgaagaagaaaaccaCCCCGTAGACCTGGAGTCACTTGCTCGCCCCTGGCCGCAGACACAGCTCACCCTGCCCTCTGCCAGGCCAGGCCTCCATCCCATGCCACTCTCACCTTTGCGTTCTGCAGTGAGGCCAGCTCCACTGCCTTCTGGGCCAGGGTCAGCAAATTGGCCTCCTGGGATGCCCGGCGCCTCCGTCGAGTGCTCTGGATCACCCCGCCCCGTAGCACCTGCCCACAGTCCCCTGTGCCCACTGCCCGCATGCCCTCCTCGTTGCCCATCGTGGGAGCCTCCCGCTCCCGACCGTTGGGTGCCAGTCTCTCCCCATCAGACAGCAACTGCGACTCCCTCAGCTCCAGCGGGAATCCCAGAGCTTCAGAATGGGGGTGCCCCAAGGGCCCGGGTGGTGGCTGCTGTGGGGGCCAGTGATGTAGGAATAGGTTGCTGGTGGGCTCCTGTCCAGGCTGGGTGCCAGCCACATCCAGAGGGGCAGAAGGCAGGACACCCTCCTTCGAGAGGCGGCGGGAGCGGCGGGGGAAGGCGATCTGGGACTGAGGTAGCACAGGCTGTGGGGCTGACTCCTGCAGGAGGGCCTTGCGCAGTTCTGGGTTCATATCagggttgggggggaaggggtagggCGCCATGCTGTGGTGAGCCAGGTGGGATTGCCCCAGGGGTCCGGCCGGCTGCAGGCCAAAGTCCTGGGGCTGCTGAGAGGGTGGCTGCTGCATGGGATAGAAGTTCTCAAAGAGCTGCATCTGGGGAAGGGCGgcctgttgctgctgctgctgttgcggctgctgctgctgcggctgCTTCTGCGGTGGGAAAGCCGCAACGGGGTTGGGGGGCGGTGGGCCCTGCCGGAAGACCTGCCGGTTCACCTGGTGGCCGAACGCCAGCTGGAAAGGTTGCAGGGGCAGTGTCTGGTTTGGGGGCTTCTTGGCCACATGGAAAGAGTTCAGGGGCGTCTGGGGCCGCCCTACCTCCAGCTGCACCTTCTGTGGCATCATCGGCCGCACGGCATTTCCGTAGCGGTCCAGCTGCGGTCCGCCTCCTTTCTCCCGCTTCAGTGCCTCGGGGTGGTTGTAGTAGGTAGAGACCCCCATGCCAGGATGAGGGCTCCCCTTGGGTCCGCTGTAGAGGGGCAGGCTGTGGCGGTTCCATGTCGAGTGGGGTGGAGGCTGGCCTGGCTGCTGCTGCCAGCCACTGTCACTGACACCCCCACCGCCTCCACGCTCAGGGCCCCGCCCTGGAGCCATCACAGAGTTGGGCCACTTGACCGAGCCCACCTGCTGGGACAACATGGCCGCCGTGGTCCGCTCGGAACCATACACCACAGAGTTCAGCAGGGCCAGGCTGTTCGGAGGGGGTAGCTCCACAGGCTGGGAGACAGGGGCGGCCCCTGCCGGACCCTCGTGCCCAAAGTAAGGCTCCTCCTTCACTCTGGTGGActgtggaggggctgggggctgctgtggggcctgcaggggtggggg
The sequence above is a segment of the Panthera leo isolate Ple1 chromosome B3, P.leo_Ple1_pat1.1, whole genome shotgun sequence genome. Coding sequences within it:
- the MIDEAS gene encoding mitotic deacetylase-associated SANT domain protein isoform X2, producing the protein MNLQAQPKAQNKRKRCLFGDQEPAPKEQPPPLQAPQQPPAPPQSTRVKEEPYFGHEGPAGAAPVSQPVELPPPNSLALLNSVVYGSERTTAAMLSQQVGSVKWPNSVMAPGRGPERGGGGGVSDSGWQQQPGQPPPHSTWNRHSLPLYSGPKGSPHPGMGVSTYYNHPEALKREKGGGPQLDRYGNAVRPMMPQKVQLEVGRPQTPLNSFHVAKKPPNQTLPLQPFQLAFGHQVNRQVFRQGPPPPNPVAAFPPQKQPQQQQPQQQQQQQAALPQMQLFENFYPMQQPPSQQPQDFGLQPAGPLGQSHLAHHSMAPYPFPPNPDMNPELRKALLQESAPQPVLPQSQIAFPRRSRRLSKEGVLPSAPLDVAGTQPGQEPTSNLFLHHWPPQQPPPGPLGHPHSEALGFPLELRESQLLSDGERLAPNGREREAPTMGNEEGMRAVGTGDCGQVLRGGVIQSTRRRRRASQEANLLTLAQKAVELASLQNAKDANGSEEKRKSVLASTTKCGVEFSEPSLAAKRAREDSGMVPLIIPVSVPVRTVDPTEAAQAGGVDEDGKGPEQNPAEHKPSVIVTRRRSTRIPGADAPAQADDMNVKLEGEPSVRKPKQRPRPEPLIIPTKAGTFIAPPVYSNITPYQSHLRSPVRLADHPSERSFELPPYTPPPILSPVREGSGLYFNAIMSTSSIPAPPPITPKSAHRTLLRSNSAEVTPPVLSVMGEATPVSIEPRINVGSRFQAEIPSIRDRALAAADPHKADLVWQPWEDLESSREKQRQVEDLLTAACSSIFPGAGTNQELALHCLHESRGDILETLNKLLLKKPLRPHNHPLATYHYTGSDQWKMAERKLFNKGIAIYKKDFFLVQQLIQTKTVAQCVEFYYTYKKQVKIGRNGTLTFGDVDTSDEKSAQEEVEVDIKTSQKFPRMPLPRRESPSEERLEPKREVKEPRKEGEEEVPEIQEKGEQEEGRERSRRAAAVKATQTLQANESANDILILRSHESNAPGSAGGQASEKPREGAGKSRRALPFSEKKKKPETFNKTQNQENTFPCKKCGR
- the MIDEAS gene encoding mitotic deacetylase-associated SANT domain protein isoform X1, which encodes MNLQAQPKAQNKRKRCLFGDQEPAPKEQPPPLQAPQQPPAPPQSTRVKEEPYFGHEGPAGAAPVSQPVELPPPNSLALLNSVVYGSERTTAAMLSQQVGSVKWPNSVMAPGRGPERGGGGGVSDSGWQQQPGQPPPHSTWNRHSLPLYSGPKGSPHPGMGVSTYYNHPEALKREKGGGPQLDRYGNAVRPMMPQKVQLEVGRPQTPLNSFHVAKKPPNQTLPLQPFQLAFGHQVNRQVFRQGPPPPNPVAAFPPQKQPQQQQPQQQQQQQAALPQMQLFENFYPMQQPPSQQPQDFGLQPAGPLGQSHLAHHSMAPYPFPPNPDMNPELRKALLQESAPQPVLPQSQIAFPRRSRRLSKEGVLPSAPLDVAGTQPGQEPTSNLFLHHWPPQQPPPGPLGHPHSEALGFPLELRESQLLSDGERLAPNGREREAPTMGNEEGMRAVGTGDCGQVLRGGVIQSTRRRRRASQEANLLTLAQKAVELASLQNAKDANGSEEKRKSVLASTTKCGVEFSEPSLAAKRAREDSGMVPLIIPVSVPVRTVDPTEAAQAGGVDEDGKGPEQNPAEHKPSVIVTRRRSTRIPGADAPAQADDMNVKLEGEPSVRKPKQRPRPEPLIIPTKAGTFIAPPVYSNITPYQSHLRSPVRLADHPSERSFELPPYTPPPILSPVREGSGLYFNAIMSTSSIPAPPPITPKSAHRTLLRSNSAEVTPPVLSVMGEATPVSIEPRINVGSRFQAEIPSIRDRALAAADPHKADLVWQPWEDLESSREKQRQVEDLLTAACSSIFPGAGTNQELALHCLHESRGDILETLNKLLLKKPLRPHNHPLATYHYTGSDQWKMAERKLFNKGIAIYKKDFFLVQQLIQTKTVAQCVEFYYTYKKQVKIGRNGTLTFGDVDTSDEKSAQEEVEVDIKTSQKFPRMPLPRRESPSEERLEPKREVKEPRKEGEEEVPEIQEKGEQEEGRERSRRAAAVKATQTLQANESANDILILRSHESNAPGSAGGQASEKPREGAGKSRRALPFSEKKKKPETFNKTQNQENTFPCKKCGRVFYKVKSRSAHMKSHAEQEKKAAALRQKEKEAAAAAATAAAASPHQPALREESGAGERG